Genomic DNA from Bacterioplanes sanyensis:
CTAGCCGCAGAAAACGCTTTGAAGACGATGCTCACATTCCATTTCACGACAATGACGATGGTATGCCGCTGCACGACGATAACGATCGGAGTAAATAAGTTATGTTAGATTCATTCTGGCAAGGGTGGATCCTGGTTATCACACTGGGCTCCATCATCGGCTGCGGCGTAC
This window encodes:
- a CDS encoding cbb3-type cytochrome oxidase subunit 3, whose translation is MDINDVRGLGSIFALIAFAGIFWWAYGSSRRKRFEDDAHIPFHDNDDGMPLHDDNDRSK